In one window of Falco cherrug isolate bFalChe1 chromosome 10, bFalChe1.pri, whole genome shotgun sequence DNA:
- the LYVE1 gene encoding lymphatic vessel endothelial hyaluronic acid receptor 1 has product MATYFGVTSAVFFIWAMTFMAQNYFIAGSILPPCRIAGVGIYLEEKVNLSEASNACNQLNLQLASKTQVEKALKHGFETCSYGWVKDGFAVIPRITSNRKCGQGKVGLVLWYAESSKTFMIYCFNSSDVQINSCKPDPTTTILPSSSAPTDLTAYSGSDLTENITAVLHETESEQSLKNIKFRVICITETILPTEGTTTDMPEGYLPTDSPNYSSSVAFKNDAIVFGGIPTALLVLAVIFFIISVVLAVCYIKKYKKTFPFSNKNQQKEMVETTALKEAKSNDKITEKETKNNGKNVEESKTKPEAVVKCLEAEV; this is encoded by the exons GTTCCATTCTTCCACCTTGCAGGATCGCAGGTGTAGGAATTTATCTTGAGGAGAAAGTGAATCTCTCAGAAGCAAGTAATGCATGTAATCAACTGAATCTACAATTGGCAAGTAAAACCCAAGTTGAAAAGGCTTTGAAACATGGCTTTGAAACATGCAG CTATGGATGGGTGAAAGACGGATTTGCTGTCATTCCTCGGATAACATCCAACAGGAAGTGTGGTCAGGGCAAGGTTGGACTAGTGCTATGGTATGCTGAATCCTCCAAAACATTTATGATTTACTGCTTCAATTCCTCAG atGTTCAGATTAATTCATGTAAACCAGATCCAACTACAACCATACTACCTTCATCAAGTGCACCAACGGACTTAACTGCATATTCAGGCTCTGATTTGACTGAGAACATCACAGCAGTGCTCCATGAGACCGAATCAGAACAATccctgaaaaatataaaatttcgCGTAATATGTATAACTGAAACTATATTACCAACAGAGGGGACTACTACAGATATGCCAGAGGGATACTTGCCAACTGACTCTCCTAACTACTCTTCCAGTGTTGCCTTTAAGAATGATGCCATTGTCTTTGGAG GTATCCCCACTGCACTTCTTGTATTGGCAGTCATCTTCTTCATTATTTCAGTTGTTCTTGCAGTCTGCTATATCAAAAa GTACAAGAAAACTTTCCCATTTTCAAACAAGaatcaacaaaaagaaatggttGAAACTACTGCTCTCAAAGAGGCTAAGTCAAATGACAAAATAActgagaaggaaacaaagaataATGGGAAAAATGTAGAAGAGTCTAAAACCAAGCCTGAGGCCGTGGTAAAATGTCTGGAAGCAGAAGTGTAA
- the RNF141 gene encoding RING finger protein 141 → MRTSFYGTEVKNFTMGQQISNHTQTVINKLPEKVAKHAALVQESGFLTYEEFLGRVAELNDVAAKLASGQDKHLLFEVQPGSDSSAFWKVVVRIICTKINKTSGIVEASRILNLYQFIQLYKDITSQAAGVLAQSGTSEEAAESLMSVSSCQASLWMGRVKQLTDEEECCICMDGRADLILPCAHSFCQKCIDKWSDRHRSCPVCRRQVTGAGDSWVVSDAPTEDDIATYILNMVDEVGQPHRP, encoded by the exons ATGAGAACTTCTTTCTACGGAACTGAGGTGAAGAACTTCACCATGGGTCAGCAAATTTCAAACCATACCCAAACTGTAATTAACAAGTTGCCAGAAAAAGTAGCAAAGCATGCCGCTTTGGTTCAAGAAAGTGGTTTCCTAACATATGAAGAGTTTCTGGGAAGAGTAGCTGAACTTAATGATGT tgctgcaaAATTGGCATCTGGACAAGACAAACATCTGTTGTTTGAAGTGCAGCCTGGTTCtgattcttctgctttctggaaGGTGGTTGTTCGGATAATATGCACTAAA ataaataaaacaagtgGCATTGTGGAAGCTTCCAGAATCTTGAACTTATATCAGTTCATTCAACTTTATAAAGACATCACCAGTCAAGCAGCAGGAGTTCTTGCGCAGAGTGGTACTTCTGAAGAAGCTGCTGAGAGTTTGATGTCTGTGTCATCCTGTCAGGCCAGCTTGTGGATGGGAAG ggtTAAACAGTTGACAGATGAAGAGGAATGTTGCATCTGCATGGATGGACGTGCTGATTTAATCTTGCCATGTGCTCACAGTTTCTGCCAGAAATGCATTGATAAATG GAGCGATCGTCACAGAAGCTGTCCTGTCTGCCGTCGGCAAGTGACTGGGGCAGGTGATTCTTGGGTGGTCTCAGATGCACCTACAGAAGACGATATCGCTACTTACATACTTAACATGGTAGATGAGGTGGGCCAGCCTCACAGACCCTGA